In Clostridium sp. 'White wine YQ', the DNA window TCAAACCTTGAACAATCTTTGTGACTGCCGAAACTGCTGCGGGTATGAGCTTAGGTAAAGCAATGCCAATACCCTCCACAAGCGCGGTAACCAGTTCTATTGCTGCATTTATGAGCAATGGAAGATTATCAATCAGCGCTCCAACAATTGTCATTAGAGCACTAACCGCCGCCGGGATAAGTTCAGGTAAAAGGTTCAAAATAGCCTCCAGAAGCTGCTTGAATATATTTGTCACTAATTCAAGAAGCATTGGAAGCAAGTCTGCCACCGCTGCTAAAATTGCGCCCGTCGCTGTCGGTAGTGCTGCTACTATATTCTCTAAAACCGGTACGATATTAGTGACAACTGCCTCGAAAGCATCAACAAGATTCTCGGTCAGATTTGTCATATCCGCATTAGCATTGCCAAGTCCTGCTGTAAAAGAGCCAACCGCAGCCTGTAACAACCCAATCGAACCAGAAATGGTCTGAGTCGATTCTTTTGCAAAGTTGCCAGCATACTGCTCGGTGTTCTCGAAAAACATCTGCATTGCAACTTCGGCTTTTTCTGCTTGTGTTGCGGTATTCCAGGTGAAATCCAGACCCTTTGCGAGAGCGTAGGCTTGGATGTTGGTAGCGTTCATAGCAACACCGAGGTTATCCATCATGGTAAAGTTGCCCTTTGCAGCACCTGTGACAGCCTCCATCGCAGTAGACATATCTATTCCCATAACGGATGCCATGTCTGCGGCACGTTGCATGGCTTTTTCGGTTAGTTCAAGGCTTTTCTGTTGCTGTATACCGGAACCTTGGAACAACGCACCCATTTTGTTGGCAGTAGCGAGATACTCGCTTTGGGAGACACCGAGGTTTTTATAGGCTTCTTCACCGGTTTTTTGAATCGACGCAGCGTATGCACCGAAAACCGCCTCTGAACCACCCAAGTTTTGCTCCAACTCGCCAAATTGAGTGACCACTTCTTTGCCCAACTTAATTGCGGCAGCTCCGGCGGCAACGGCAACTGTGCCCATCGCCAAACCAATGCCCTTAAGTACGCCACCAAGTTTATCAAACCTGCCACCAGCATCTTCTGCTCTTTTGCCAGAATCATCTAATTCTGCACCGAGGTTATCCGCTTCGATAGTGGACTGCGCAAGTTCACGCTCCATACCGTTGAGTTCAGCTTGCGCCTTGTTCAGCTGAATCTGCCAGTTCTGCGTGCGGCGGTCATTTTCACCAAAAGAGGAGGAGGCGTTATCAAGAGCAGCTTTAAGGGTGGAAACCTTCTCTTTCTGTGCGTCAATTTCTTTATTCAGAACCGCATTCCGAGCGGTAACCGATTGTATGGATTTATCGTTTTTATCAAACTGGCTGGTAACAAGGGTCATTTCGCTGCCGAGCACCTTAAATGACTGATTGATTTCAGAAAGAGCGTTCTTAAATTCACGCTCACCCTCAACGCCTATTTTTAAGCCAAAATTGTCCGTCATATCTTCACCTCCTCCTATATACCCGGCGGGATAATGTCATCAATTGTCCTGGTTTTCTTCGGCTTTTCAATTCCGTGCCATTGCTTGTGGCAGGTCCATAAATCAAAAAACAGTCCGATAGGCATGAGCCAGAATTCTTCTGCATCCATACTCATCTGAACTGTTCCATAATAAAGAAGCCGGGTAAAGACTTCAGCGTCCGTTACCCGACTTCCACGTTTTTTGGAGTTTCCTCCTCACTTTCTACATTGCGCTTTGTACCTTTGAACATCGCCTCGGTAATTGCATTTTTATATGCCGCTAAGTCAAGCGGTGAGGTAAGAAGCTCCACTTCTTCCTCTGTAAGCAATTCTTCTGGTGCGTTCTTATTCTTAAGGTTGCGAATCAAAATTGACTGGTTTGCAAGCAGCGTAATTAGCCAAACAATCTCGTCCAGAGCCATCTCGAAGTTCTCGGATTTCATCAGTTTTTCTCCGAGGTTTTCAAGGCCACCGTAACGACCAGCAATCGCTTTTGTCGCACGTGTGGTCAGAACCAGTTCATACTCTTTGCCGCCGATGTTGATGGTGGCGCTTCTCTCATTATCCATAGCTCAATCCTCCTAAGGTTCCGGCGTGTAGACCGGTTCGTAAACTTCAGTGAACCAACCGGTGATAGTTGCAGAAGATACGCCTGCATCGCCTTCAGTGACCTCTGCTTTCCATGGGTGTTTGCCCATGCCGTCCAATTTGTTCCTACGCATAACCGTTCCTTCGATGGTTGGCGTAGAGAAGGTGATAGAATCCGCCTTTGTCTGCAGGTTTGTTGCGGGTAGGCCAAATTTTACGCGATAAAGCCAAAAATAACGATATGTTCCATTGGCCTTTTGCGCTCGGAAGCCTACAGCAACGGGTGTGCCCACGTTCTCACTGGCGGAGATCAGCACACCGTTGTCATCGGTTGATGCTCCGGTTAGATCTGCCGCGACAGTTGGGCCAATATCATCCACGCCGAGGGTGAGCGTGCCGCTATTAAAGTCTTTTACAACTTCTGCAGCACCGTCGTCCGCATATAGAATCGCCTCAATTAATTCCACCGAAAGCTCGGCGGTTATAGCTTTAGCAAGCACCGAAGGTACAGCATAGGTCTCTACACCGCTAGAATCTTCGGTTATCTTTGAATAGTACAGTCTGTCAAGACCGATAGTTGCCATGTGTTATTCCTCCAATCCATAGTTTTTTGCCACATCAATGGCGTAATGGTGATATCCGGTATCGTCTTCGTGTCCGATGTACCGTCGTTCAGTCACGGTGAAATCCGCATTCAGCAAAACCGTAGTAATCTGCCTTTTCCGCTCTAAGTAATTGCCTTTTGAGAAAAGTGATATCCTCACTTCCTGCACATCAAAGCCGGGGCGGTTATCCGCGTGAACTTCAAAAATGTCCGTCAGAGGGATAAAGACCAGATATTCGTCAGGTGGCACACCGCTGAACACACCAGTTTCGATAGGAATATTAAAGGGTTCCAGGACTTCGCTCAAATCTGAAAGTAGACTCATATCCTATTTACCTCCTCATCCAGCTTTGCTTTCATCGCTTCGATGCACGGCTTTCTACTGGTGCTTTTCGCTGGTTTTAAGAATGGTTTTGCCGGTTGACCCGATTTTCCGTATTCGATGATATTGGCTATCTTTGCATTGCTGCTTCCATCACGACGTGGTTCAGAAAAACCAACTTTAACGTTATGGTTGCCATCTCTATCCTGTAAAGCGGGTGAAATCCCCAATGCTGCCGAAAGCTCGCCGGTGGAATGTGAAGGATACTTTGTGTCACGGCCAACTGCTGAATTAAGATTAGACTTTACCTTATCAAGCACAACCTCACCGCCAGCCTTAAGCACACGAGGGATAATTTCATCAGTTTTATCATTCAACCGTGAAACCTTCTGGAGAAAGTCCTCCGGCATTTTCATAGTTACTTTAGCCACTAGGCTTCACCTCCTTGGCGAGTACTTCAATGTACATTCCACGACCTTTGACGTCCTCCACCGAGGTGATTTCAAATCTTCCGTCTTCACAAGCAATAAGCATTGCGGTCGTAACGGTAACACCTGGAATACAGCGGAAACGGAAAAGATCGGTGGCTTCTGAAAATGCGGCTCTGTTTGCCCATATCTCAGTGCCGTGCCGACCTTCCCGATACGCTTTGATGGAAGCTACAATATTGTCAATCTCAGTACTGAAGCCCTCCGAGTCTTTTATAGTTACGGTCTCAATAATATCTATAAAGGTGTTCATCTTTCCAAAGCTCATAATCTACACCTTCCAATTCCGGTCGAGGCGGAGTAGCAAGTTTACTGTGTTCCAAACTTGTTGACCTGCCTGCACGCTATCGGCAAAGAAACCAGCCGTCGAGCCATCTCTGCTTTCGTAGAAATGACTCGACAGCATGATTACTGCCTGTTCAGTAGTGGGCGGCATAGTGTTTTCAGTATAATATCCCTCAGCAACATGTTGGTAGCTCTCCGCGTAGGAAACGGCGGCTTTGATGTAATGCAGCAGAAGGCCGTCGTCTGCATCATGTGCCAGGATCAGGTTCGCTTTTACTTTGGGGAGAAGATTATCTGTTGTCATGCCATCCGCCTCCTTCCGGTCATTATTCGTCTGCCGCCATCAAACCCGCCGCTTTTAACTTGGCGAGAAGAGCATTGAAATCCGTGACCAGACCAGCAACATCGGTGGCCGTGCTGTACGCCTGATTCTCTGCAGCAGGAAGCCCCGTTACCGAGGCTCCCGGCAGGACTTCCAATGTGCCACCGA includes these proteins:
- a CDS encoding phage tail protein gives rise to the protein MTDNFGLKIGVEGEREFKNALSEINQSFKVLGSEMTLVTSQFDKNDKSIQSVTARNAVLNKEIDAQKEKVSTLKAALDNASSSFGENDRRTQNWQIQLNKAQAELNGMERELAQSTIEADNLGAELDDSGKRAEDAGGRFDKLGGVLKGIGLAMGTVAVAAGAAAIKLGKEVVTQFGELEQNLGGSEAVFGAYAASIQKTGEEAYKNLGVSQSEYLATANKMGALFQGSGIQQQKSLELTEKAMQRAADMASVMGIDMSTAMEAVTGAAKGNFTMMDNLGVAMNATNIQAYALAKGLDFTWNTATQAEKAEVAMQMFFENTEQYAGNFAKESTQTISGSIGLLQAAVGSFTAGLGNANADMTNLTENLVDAFEAVVTNIVPVLENIVAALPTATGAILAAVADLLPMLLELVTNIFKQLLEAILNLLPELIPAAVSALMTIVGALIDNLPLLINAAIELVTALVEGIGIALPKLIPAAVSAVTKIVQGLIENLPMLLDAALQLIIGLAQGLVDAIPQLVSALPAIIEALVDFLIESIPEIIDAGIQLLTSLVTALPTIITAVVEAIPQIIDSIINAVIGSIPMIIDVGIRLLISLIQALPQIITTVVAAIPKIITSLVNAIVGNIDKIILAGVQLFVALIANLPRIIVEVVKAVPQIISGLVRAFTGYISSMAQVGGNLIKGLWNGISDAGAWLWNKISGFFGNVVSKIKNFFGINSPSTLFAGIGRNMGEGIGVGFEDAMTAVSRDMQNAVPTNFDLNYRGLSGQGSATGTSITQNLSVVTPRALSEKELAREFKNLSRKLALEL
- a CDS encoding major tail protein produces the protein MATIGLDRLYYSKITEDSSGVETYAVPSVLAKAITAELSVELIEAILYADDGAAEVVKDFNSGTLTLGVDDIGPTVAADLTGASTDDNGVLISASENVGTPVAVGFRAQKANGTYRYFWLYRVKFGLPATNLQTKADSITFSTPTIEGTVMRRNKLDGMGKHPWKAEVTEGDAGVSSATITGWFTEVYEPVYTPEP
- a CDS encoding HK97-gp10 family putative phage morphogenesis protein — its product is MAKVTMKMPEDFLQKVSRLNDKTDEIIPRVLKAGGEVVLDKVKSNLNSAVGRDTKYPSHSTGELSAALGISPALQDRDGNHNVKVGFSEPRRDGSSNAKIANIIEYGKSGQPAKPFLKPAKSTSRKPCIEAMKAKLDEEVNRI
- a CDS encoding head-tail adaptor protein, encoding MSFGKMNTFIDIIETVTIKDSEGFSTEIDNIVASIKAYREGRHGTEIWANRAAFSEATDLFRFRCIPGVTVTTAMLIACEDGRFEITSVEDVKGRGMYIEVLAKEVKPSG
- a CDS encoding head-tail connector protein, translated to MTTDNLLPKVKANLILAHDADDGLLLHYIKAAVSYAESYQHVAEGYYTENTMPPTTEQAVIMLSSHFYESRDGSTAGFFADSVQAGQQVWNTVNLLLRLDRNWKV
- a CDS encoding head fiber protein, with protein sequence MSYNSKNYMEQGGEKWIIGGTLEVLPGASVTGLPAAENQAYSTATDVAGLVTDFNALLAKLKAAGLMAADE